One stretch of Natronobacterium gregoryi SP2 DNA includes these proteins:
- a CDS encoding Cdc6/Cdc18 family protein, with translation MSANDDRDPLFQYDDPVFADERLLEITHLPGPDRIVGRDEQMQRVADALNPAIFGSEPNHLFIFGKTGTGKSLISRSVTQRVISEAEHDGVTVKYAFIDCGEQNTEASIIKTIAQLVNEPDESGVTVPDRGLGTGDYYKRLWQAVDGCTDVTIVILDEIDMLEDDEVLRKLSRAGENRRISDSSIGIIGISNKIDFPDHLSERVKSSLSRDELVFPPYDANQLVKILEKRRDAFHDGVLSDDVIPLTAALAAQEHGDARKAIDILRNAGRIAKKQNDDEVTADHVRDAKEKTEADRFNELIEGSPQQAKAILYALTILTENSTQKEFPTKIIYNQYKEIARQLDFDVLSERRVQEILQEQNFLNVIQSEREGRGRGRGAHAKHRLLENPAIVKKVLLRDARLAVLEEGDSE, from the coding sequence ATGTCCGCGAACGACGATCGTGATCCGCTCTTTCAGTACGACGATCCGGTTTTCGCCGACGAGCGACTGCTCGAGATCACGCACCTGCCCGGTCCCGACCGGATCGTCGGGCGGGACGAGCAGATGCAACGGGTCGCGGACGCCCTGAACCCGGCTATCTTCGGGAGCGAGCCCAACCACCTGTTCATCTTCGGCAAGACCGGAACCGGCAAGTCGTTGATTTCTCGGTCGGTCACGCAGCGGGTGATCTCCGAGGCCGAGCACGACGGCGTGACGGTGAAGTACGCCTTCATCGACTGTGGAGAGCAGAACACGGAGGCATCGATCATCAAGACGATCGCTCAGTTAGTCAACGAACCAGACGAAAGCGGCGTTACCGTCCCTGACCGCGGTCTGGGGACTGGCGACTACTACAAACGACTCTGGCAAGCCGTCGACGGCTGTACCGATGTCACCATCGTCATTCTCGACGAGATCGACATGCTCGAGGACGACGAGGTCCTCAGAAAGCTCTCGCGTGCGGGCGAGAACCGGCGTATCTCGGACTCGAGCATCGGGATAATCGGTATCTCGAACAAGATCGACTTCCCCGACCACCTCTCGGAACGAGTCAAGTCGAGTCTCTCCCGAGACGAACTCGTCTTCCCACCGTACGACGCGAATCAACTGGTCAAAATACTCGAGAAACGCCGCGACGCCTTTCACGATGGGGTCCTTTCGGACGACGTGATTCCGCTCACGGCGGCACTTGCGGCACAGGAACACGGCGACGCTCGCAAGGCGATCGATATCCTCCGGAACGCAGGGCGGATCGCAAAGAAGCAAAACGACGACGAAGTCACCGCAGATCACGTCCGGGACGCAAAGGAAAAGACCGAAGCCGATCGGTTCAACGAGCTCATCGAAGGCTCGCCACAGCAGGCCAAGGCAATCCTCTATGCGCTGACGATCCTCACGGAAAACAGCACCCAAAAGGAGTTCCCGACGAAAATCATCTACAACCAGTACAAAGAAATCGCTCGGCAACTCGACTTCGACGTCCTCTCTGAGCGCCGAGTTCAGGAGATTCTCCAGGAACAAAACTTCCTCAACGTGATCCAGTCCGAACGCGAAGGACGGGGACGCGGTCGCGGTGCCCACGCCAAACATCGACTACTCGAGAACCCCGCTATCGTCAAGAAGGTGCTCCTGCGAGACGCCCGGTTGGCGGTGCTCGAGGAGGGCGACTCGGAGTAG
- a CDS encoding DUF7513 family protein gives MSMLSSYFKGWTFRSTTPSLEPGSEINVFVNEYDGNGVGVANIGDTRLYITGVDPEHVEKRVRVDVTDFDEADSVGHGEFQKVIGTSSYTG, from the coding sequence ATGAGCATGCTATCGAGCTACTTCAAAGGCTGGACGTTCCGCTCGACGACTCCGTCGCTCGAACCCGGCAGCGAGATCAACGTCTTCGTCAACGAGTACGATGGAAACGGCGTCGGCGTCGCTAATATTGGAGACACCCGACTGTACATCACAGGCGTCGACCCAGAACACGTCGAAAAGCGAGTGCGCGTCGACGTCACCGACTTCGACGAAGCAGACTCGGTCGGTCACGGGGAGTTCCAGAAAGTAATCGGGACGAGCTCGTACACGGGCTGA
- a CDS encoding Na+/H+ antiporter NhaC family protein → MGTNDTDPTDEFSVESGDDSGSLDLEFYGGRGMSAFPLAFFIIWAILQTALWRIADTAGLTIGMLIGLIVGMFFVKGSWTGYANTIFEGMSQPVAVTAVVAWMWAGMFAETMQAGGFVDGLVWLADLAGVGSTMFPAISFVLAALLATGIGTGYGTVIAFVVLFFPAGVLLGANPVLLFAAILSGAIFGDNLAPVSDTTIVSAVTQDSDIGGVVATRFKYAIIAALIAFPAYIVASSTMPGLGIEGDAREIFLEAADPAGLIHLLSMGIVIGAAVKGRHIVEAISWGIVAAVAFNLVFGLAAIRDIVVFRAPADGPLVEALGFLPFLEVLEPGADTVGVGGSLIEGITGFFELAILILFIIAGAQIMIRGGAFEALLTFTFERLATNVRNAELTMVGSSAFINAIITINTAAEIAIGPYISKLGEQFNINGYRRANILDANTAALGYIFPWSGGVLVGFEAMQGLPDEYDWFETGMIVNPIEVVPYVFQGWLLVAVFVVAAITGFGREYVIDRESDEVARI, encoded by the coding sequence ATGGGTACAAACGACACCGATCCGACCGACGAGTTCAGCGTCGAGTCCGGCGACGACAGCGGCAGTCTCGACCTCGAGTTCTACGGCGGTCGAGGAATGAGTGCGTTTCCACTCGCGTTCTTTATTATCTGGGCGATTCTCCAGACGGCACTGTGGCGTATCGCCGATACGGCCGGACTGACGATCGGGATGCTGATCGGTCTGATCGTCGGCATGTTCTTCGTGAAAGGATCGTGGACTGGCTACGCCAACACGATCTTCGAGGGAATGTCCCAGCCGGTCGCCGTAACCGCGGTCGTCGCCTGGATGTGGGCGGGGATGTTCGCAGAGACGATGCAGGCTGGCGGCTTCGTCGACGGCCTGGTCTGGCTCGCCGACCTCGCCGGTGTCGGCTCCACGATGTTTCCGGCGATTTCGTTCGTTCTCGCGGCGCTGCTCGCGACGGGAATCGGCACCGGCTACGGGACCGTCATCGCGTTCGTGGTCCTCTTTTTCCCAGCAGGCGTCTTGCTCGGGGCGAATCCAGTCTTGCTGTTTGCTGCGATCCTCTCCGGGGCAATCTTTGGCGACAACCTCGCTCCCGTTAGCGACACGACGATCGTGAGCGCAGTTACGCAGGACTCCGACATCGGTGGCGTCGTCGCGACGCGATTCAAATACGCGATCATCGCCGCTCTGATCGCGTTTCCCGCCTACATCGTCGCAAGCAGCACGATGCCCGGCCTCGGGATCGAAGGCGACGCTCGAGAAATCTTCCTCGAGGCTGCCGATCCCGCCGGCCTGATCCACTTGCTCTCGATGGGAATCGTCATCGGCGCAGCCGTGAAAGGGCGTCACATCGTCGAAGCGATCTCCTGGGGTATCGTCGCGGCCGTCGCGTTCAACCTCGTGTTCGGACTCGCGGCGATCCGCGATATCGTCGTCTTTCGGGCACCCGCCGATGGCCCACTGGTAGAAGCGCTCGGATTCTTGCCGTTCCTCGAGGTGCTCGAGCCGGGTGCTGACACCGTCGGTGTCGGCGGTAGCCTGATCGAAGGTATCACTGGGTTCTTCGAACTGGCGATCTTGATCCTCTTCATCATCGCCGGTGCACAGATCATGATCCGTGGCGGCGCGTTCGAGGCTCTCCTCACGTTTACCTTCGAGCGGCTGGCGACGAACGTTCGTAACGCCGAGTTGACGATGGTCGGTTCCTCGGCGTTTATCAACGCGATCATCACGATCAACACGGCAGCCGAGATCGCAATCGGTCCGTACATTTCGAAGCTCGGCGAACAGTTCAACATCAACGGCTACCGACGGGCGAACATCCTCGACGCCAACACGGCAGCGCTGGGATACATCTTCCCGTGGTCCGGCGGTGTCCTCGTCGGCTTCGAGGCGATGCAGGGTCTGCCCGACGAGTACGACTGGTTCGAAACGGGAATGATCGTCAATCCGATAGAGGTCGTCCCCTACGTCTTTCAGGGGTGGCTGTTGGTCGCTGTCTTCGTCGTGGCAGCGATCACTGGCTTCGGCCGAGAGTACGTTATCGACCGCGAATCCGACGAGGTTGCACGAATATGA
- the folP gene encoding dihydropteroate synthase, which translates to MNTVDAAGLDIGDGHPPRIMGVLNVSEESPYDPSVYDDPGEAAQYVDEQLIDQGADIVDIGLESANKRFEVLSAEAELERLHVALETIESVSGDAVFSIETRYASVADEAISKGFDVVNDICGFADPKMSTVCEEYDVAVAKMASPPDLQRPGAVEETDWERRKSPDWAAQADYVDQVYEALKQNGLTDKTIVDPAFGGWSEAQTVADDRETFRRLREFRALGQPILVSINRKNFLGDVADRDTADRLPVSLAATSMAVERGADVVRTHDVAETRDAALIGESFSERTSVTVDGVTISRLDVATTRELQRHLEERDIDPKSIDRWRSELLEIDGLPTDERQRLVAAAADAGASTHPTPSNGVLLAGTPATFSDLSSVLKVDIGGESSLDEEIENILQ; encoded by the coding sequence ATGAACACCGTCGACGCGGCAGGACTAGATATCGGGGACGGCCACCCACCCCGTATCATGGGCGTGTTGAACGTCAGCGAGGAGTCTCCCTATGATCCGAGTGTGTACGACGATCCCGGCGAGGCAGCCCAGTACGTCGACGAACAGCTCATCGACCAGGGAGCGGATATCGTCGATATCGGCCTCGAGTCGGCGAACAAGCGATTCGAAGTCCTTTCGGCCGAAGCGGAACTCGAGCGACTCCACGTCGCGCTCGAGACGATCGAGAGCGTCTCCGGCGACGCCGTTTTCTCGATCGAGACTCGCTACGCTTCCGTCGCCGACGAGGCGATTTCGAAGGGGTTCGACGTGGTCAACGACATCTGCGGGTTTGCAGATCCGAAGATGTCGACCGTCTGTGAGGAGTACGACGTCGCCGTTGCGAAGATGGCGAGTCCGCCGGACTTACAGCGACCCGGTGCGGTCGAGGAAACCGACTGGGAACGACGCAAGTCGCCCGACTGGGCTGCCCAGGCCGACTACGTCGATCAGGTCTACGAGGCGCTCAAACAGAACGGCCTCACCGACAAGACGATCGTCGACCCTGCCTTCGGCGGCTGGAGTGAGGCACAGACCGTAGCGGACGACCGCGAGACGTTTCGACGGCTCCGGGAGTTTCGTGCGCTCGGCCAGCCGATCCTGGTCTCGATCAATCGGAAGAACTTCCTCGGTGATGTCGCTGACCGCGATACAGCGGACCGGCTCCCGGTCAGCCTGGCGGCCACGTCGATGGCCGTCGAACGCGGCGCGGACGTCGTCCGGACTCACGATGTCGCCGAGACGCGCGACGCCGCCCTGATCGGTGAGTCATTCTCGGAGCGAACGAGCGTCACGGTCGACGGCGTGACGATTTCCCGGCTGGATGTCGCCACTACTCGCGAACTCCAGCGTCACCTCGAAGAACGCGATATCGACCCCAAGTCGATCGATCGGTGGCGATCCGAACTGCTCGAAATCGACGGATTGCCGACAGACGAACGCCAGCGCCTGGTCGCGGCCGCCGCCGACGCGGGCGCATCGACACACCCCACCCCCAGTAATGGTGTCTTACTCGCTGGCACCCCGGCCACGTTTTCAGATCTTTCGTCCGTTTTAAAAGTCGATATCGGGGGCGAGAGCAGTCTAGACGAAGAAATAGAGAATATACTACAGTAA
- a CDS encoding 6-hydroxymethylpterin diphosphokinase MptE-like protein, with product MEFDDWEPVYEAVLADFGYDRAGDERARDVLASLTGSFGLETLSSVADGTVVVAGAGPSLEDETDLERARGADAVFAASTAADVLGENDVTVDCMVTDLDKNPGTVRRLTARRVPVAVHAHGDNVDAIRSVVPDCTDEYVLPTTQAAPVEHVRNFGGFTDGDRAAFLADHLGASELEFVGWEFDDPAVSPAKAHKLEWAERLLYWLEVRRDERFDVLDGRRDGIETRSLPLSEE from the coding sequence ATGGAGTTCGACGACTGGGAGCCGGTCTACGAGGCGGTTCTCGCTGACTTCGGCTACGATCGTGCTGGGGACGAACGAGCACGAGACGTGCTCGCGTCGCTGACTGGTTCGTTCGGTCTCGAGACGTTATCGTCGGTCGCGGACGGCACCGTCGTCGTCGCTGGCGCTGGCCCCTCGCTCGAGGACGAAACTGACCTCGAGCGCGCACGTGGGGCCGACGCCGTGTTCGCGGCATCGACGGCAGCCGACGTTCTCGGAGAGAACGACGTTACCGTCGACTGTATGGTCACCGATCTCGACAAGAACCCAGGAACGGTCCGTCGACTCACGGCCCGTCGCGTCCCGGTCGCGGTCCACGCTCACGGCGACAACGTCGACGCAATCCGATCGGTCGTCCCCGACTGTACCGACGAGTACGTCCTCCCGACCACGCAGGCAGCCCCGGTCGAACACGTCAGGAATTTCGGTGGGTTCACCGACGGCGACCGGGCGGCTTTCCTCGCCGATCATCTCGGCGCGTCCGAACTCGAGTTCGTCGGCTGGGAGTTCGACGATCCTGCCGTTTCTCCGGCAAAAGCGCACAAACTCGAGTGGGCAGAGCGATTGCTCTACTGGCTCGAGGTGCGACGGGACGAACGGTTCGACGTGTTGGACGGACGACGCGACGGTATCGAGACGCGCTCGCTCCCGCTTTCCGAGGAGTAG
- a CDS encoding TIGR04024 family LLM class F420-dependent oxidoreductase, with protein MTDRSLHLPVAAQPSVDSIVDLAKRGEEHGYEYAWLPETWGRDAPTVLTNIARETETIGLGPSIVNVYSRSPALLGQTAATLQEVSDGRFRMGIAPSGPAVIEGWHGADFDRPLRRTREYVDIIREVLSGETVNYDGDIFSLSGFRLRCDPPEEPVPVDAAGMGPKSVELAGRFADGWHAIIFTPDGLEERLEDLRRGMELGDRDPDDVRVTFSVTACALEDGERARELAREHMAFYVGAMGTYYRESLSRQGYEEEAHEIAAAWASGDREEALDCISDELLDATGAAGTPERAREELQKFAEIDGVDDIAVGFPRGATTEEIESTIDALAPDN; from the coding sequence ATGACCGATAGAAGTCTCCACCTTCCGGTCGCAGCACAGCCAAGCGTCGATTCGATCGTCGATCTCGCCAAACGCGGGGAAGAACACGGGTACGAGTACGCCTGGCTCCCAGAGACGTGGGGGCGGGACGCGCCGACGGTGCTTACGAACATCGCACGCGAGACCGAGACGATCGGCCTCGGGCCGAGCATCGTCAACGTCTACTCCAGGTCGCCGGCGCTGCTGGGTCAGACTGCAGCGACGCTCCAGGAAGTCTCGGACGGCCGATTCCGAATGGGAATCGCACCGAGCGGTCCGGCCGTCATCGAGGGCTGGCACGGAGCCGACTTCGACAGACCGCTGCGGCGGACCCGCGAGTACGTCGACATCATCCGAGAAGTGCTGTCCGGCGAGACCGTCAACTACGACGGCGACATCTTCTCGCTGTCGGGCTTCCGGCTTCGGTGTGACCCACCAGAAGAGCCCGTTCCGGTCGACGCCGCAGGGATGGGCCCGAAATCCGTCGAACTCGCCGGCCGCTTCGCCGACGGCTGGCACGCGATCATCTTCACACCCGATGGTCTCGAGGAGCGACTCGAGGACCTCCGACGAGGGATGGAACTCGGCGACCGTGACCCCGACGACGTCCGCGTCACGTTCTCGGTGACGGCGTGTGCACTCGAGGACGGCGAACGGGCACGAGAACTGGCCCGCGAGCACATGGCCTTCTACGTCGGCGCGATGGGGACCTACTACCGCGAGTCGCTGTCTCGACAGGGATACGAAGAAGAAGCCCACGAGATCGCCGCAGCGTGGGCCAGCGGCGACCGCGAGGAAGCGCTTGACTGCATCTCCGACGAGTTGCTCGACGCGACGGGCGCGGCCGGAACGCCAGAACGCGCCCGCGAAGAACTCCAGAAGTTCGCGGAGATCGACGGCGTCGACGACATCGCCGTCGGATTCCCACGTGGGGCCACCACCGAGGAGATCGAGTCGACGATCGACGCGCTTGCACCCGACAACTGA
- a CDS encoding tubulin/FtsZ family protein: MKLALIGFGQAGGKVVDEFLAYDAAIDGGFVETAIAVNSATTDLHGLENVPQRNRVLIGQARVKGHGVGADNELGATVTEEDIDEIQGAIDRIPVHEIDAFLIVAGMGGGTGSGGAPVLAKHLKRIYTEPVYGLGILPGTDEGGIYTLNAARSFQTFVHEVDNLLVFDNDVWRSAGESVEDGYDRINREIVERFGLLFAAGEVDEDDDVAESVVDSSEIINTLKDGVSTIGYARETVDESGGLLSSFRDEEGFDEGEATNRMTSLVRKATLGRLTLPCDVSSADRGLVVATGPAEHLNRKGVERGRQWLEDETGSMEIRGGDYPLSDRDEVGAIVLLSGVTDVPRVDQLQEVAIEAQETAETVQANSQDEFASLLDTGGEIDALF; the protein is encoded by the coding sequence ATGAAACTCGCACTCATCGGCTTTGGACAGGCAGGCGGGAAGGTCGTCGACGAGTTCCTGGCGTACGACGCAGCGATCGACGGTGGATTCGTCGAGACGGCTATCGCCGTCAACTCCGCGACGACGGACCTCCACGGACTCGAGAACGTCCCACAGCGGAATCGCGTTCTCATCGGACAGGCACGCGTCAAGGGCCACGGCGTCGGTGCCGACAACGAGCTCGGCGCGACGGTGACCGAAGAGGACATCGACGAGATCCAGGGCGCGATCGACCGGATTCCGGTCCACGAGATCGACGCGTTCCTCATCGTCGCTGGCATGGGCGGTGGCACCGGCAGCGGCGGTGCACCGGTCCTCGCGAAACACCTCAAACGGATCTACACAGAACCGGTCTACGGGCTCGGTATCCTCCCGGGAACGGACGAAGGCGGCATTTACACTCTCAACGCCGCGCGTTCGTTCCAGACGTTCGTTCACGAGGTCGACAACCTGCTGGTGTTTGACAACGACGTCTGGCGCAGTGCCGGCGAATCAGTCGAGGACGGCTACGATCGGATCAACCGCGAGATCGTCGAGCGGTTCGGCCTCCTCTTTGCCGCCGGCGAGGTCGACGAAGACGACGACGTCGCCGAGAGCGTCGTCGACTCCTCGGAGATAATCAACACCCTAAAGGACGGTGTCTCGACGATCGGCTACGCACGCGAGACGGTCGACGAAAGCGGCGGTCTCCTCTCGTCGTTCCGCGACGAAGAGGGGTTCGACGAGGGGGAGGCGACCAACCGGATGACCAGTCTCGTCCGCAAGGCGACGCTGGGCCGGCTGACGCTTCCCTGTGACGTCTCGAGTGCGGATCGCGGTCTGGTGGTCGCGACCGGTCCCGCGGAACACCTGAACCGTAAAGGGGTCGAGCGCGGTCGCCAGTGGCTCGAGGACGAGACCGGGAGCATGGAGATCCGTGGCGGCGACTACCCGCTATCGGACCGCGACGAGGTCGGTGCGATCGTGCTTCTGTCGGGCGTGACCGACGTGCCACGCGTCGACCAACTCCAGGAGGTCGCGATCGAGGCCCAGGAGACCGCCGAGACGGTCCAGGCGAACTCCCAAGACGAGTTCGCGTCGTTGCTGGATACTGGTGGCGAGATAGACGCCCTGTTCTGA
- a CDS encoding ABC transporter substrate-binding protein, giving the protein MEDVAPATTRRGLLASVGAVGASSLAGCSERLWWRAENVGPDQIELTIKTVPTDDDIAAATIMSRLRENFRDAGIAVTHEPVPEPGIYRDVLLEGDYDVFVLRHPGLDGYDALRGLLHSDFVNESGWQNPFHFSNLTVDDLLEEQRRTTGHDRREPIVELLEFLCQTVPYTTVAFPTRIGGRHERIDVERPPFRALDYLDLVTRESADDSRNGPLEVGVFGGDLADRLNPLAVGHSGIDGLIGLLYDPLVRRGTRDTLESGNEYGTAEIPWLAEQIEWNDSADQLRADISLREGLEWHDGVDLDANDVVFTFRLLRDTSRGEIEDGLPAPRYRSRQTVAETVDAVDSRTVRFSFGETAREVARRALSLPILPEHVWGPRTDVVANYRTEALATDNEDPVGSGLFQLESVAMDEVVLEPFSDHVFREETTDRPDVIEAASQLPEIRFQLAPNAGSMIESLLEGDIDVTGDGIPPGNASSVTGHEDVSAITASTNSFYMIGYNHHHSELGNPRFRLLLSQLIDRSHVVSEVFDGFAEPAISPGSLLGIADGEFAADAEMPVLEFPGSNGEIDDELVRSLFQDAGYRYEDGALLG; this is encoded by the coding sequence ATGGAAGACGTCGCACCGGCGACGACGCGTCGAGGACTACTTGCGAGCGTGGGAGCCGTCGGTGCGAGTTCCCTTGCCGGCTGTTCGGAGCGACTCTGGTGGCGAGCGGAGAACGTCGGCCCCGACCAGATCGAACTCACGATAAAGACGGTGCCGACGGACGACGACATCGCCGCCGCAACCATCATGAGTCGGCTCCGCGAGAATTTCCGGGACGCTGGCATCGCCGTCACTCACGAACCCGTCCCCGAACCGGGCATCTACCGCGACGTCTTGCTGGAGGGAGACTACGACGTGTTCGTCCTCCGGCATCCAGGACTAGACGGCTACGATGCTCTCCGTGGGCTGTTGCACTCTGACTTCGTCAACGAGTCCGGCTGGCAGAACCCGTTTCACTTCTCGAATTTGACCGTCGACGACCTTCTCGAGGAACAGCGGCGGACGACCGGTCACGACCGACGAGAACCTATTGTGGAACTACTCGAGTTTCTCTGCCAAACAGTCCCGTACACGACCGTTGCCTTTCCCACTAGAATCGGTGGTCGACACGAACGGATCGATGTCGAGCGGCCACCATTCCGTGCGCTCGATTACCTCGATCTCGTGACCCGCGAGTCCGCGGATGACAGCAGGAACGGGCCGCTCGAGGTCGGCGTCTTCGGTGGGGACCTTGCGGACCGACTCAATCCGCTCGCTGTCGGTCACAGCGGTATCGACGGCTTGATCGGATTGCTGTACGACCCGCTTGTCCGTCGAGGGACCCGGGACACACTCGAGAGCGGAAACGAATACGGAACTGCAGAGATCCCGTGGCTGGCCGAGCAGATCGAGTGGAACGACTCCGCCGACCAGCTCCGGGCCGACATCTCGCTCCGCGAGGGACTTGAGTGGCACGACGGCGTCGACCTCGACGCGAACGACGTCGTCTTTACGTTCCGGTTGCTTCGAGACACGTCGAGGGGAGAGATCGAGGACGGCCTGCCCGCGCCGCGATACCGAAGCCGCCAGACCGTCGCCGAGACTGTCGATGCAGTCGACTCCCGAACCGTTCGGTTCTCGTTCGGGGAGACGGCTCGGGAAGTGGCACGACGAGCCCTCTCGCTGCCCATCCTGCCGGAACACGTTTGGGGACCGCGTACCGACGTCGTTGCCAACTATCGAACCGAGGCCCTGGCGACCGACAACGAGGACCCCGTCGGCTCCGGACTCTTCCAACTCGAGTCGGTGGCGATGGACGAGGTCGTCCTCGAACCGTTCTCCGATCACGTCTTCCGGGAGGAAACGACCGACCGACCCGACGTCATCGAGGCAGCCTCCCAACTCCCAGAGATCCGGTTCCAGCTCGCTCCCAACGCGGGTTCGATGATCGAGTCACTGCTCGAGGGTGATATCGACGTCACCGGAGACGGTATCCCGCCCGGTAACGCGAGTTCGGTAACCGGTCACGAGGACGTGTCGGCGATCACTGCGTCGACGAACTCGTTTTATATGATCGGCTACAATCATCACCACTCCGAACTCGGGAACCCGCGGTTTCGCCTGCTGCTTTCTCAACTGATAGACCGAAGTCACGTCGTCTCCGAGGTGTTCGACGGGTTCGCCGAGCCAGCAATCTCGCCGGGCTCGTTGCTCGGCATTGCCGACGGCGAATTCGCGGCCGACGCCGAGATGCCGGTGCTCGAGTTCCCTGGCTCCAACGGCGAAATCGACGACGAACTCGTTCGCTCTCTGTTCCAGGACGCCGGCTACCGGTACGAGGATGGGGCGCTACTCGGCTGA
- a CDS encoding phosphatase PAP2 family protein yields MALVTVALELVLVVTTMLVTASLVVVGPRRIATALSEFRWRLEVCLLPLAALAAVLFVRWATVDVTVRLEQRVIGYNLTPHLFEIERIVFPENPVAVLQSFQSPELTSFFVFVYIYGYAFLLLFPFVAYFSLDRMEELSTLLLSYTANYGIGLGCYILFMAFGPSNLAPDFFERLLYDAFPQAAFLTYQVNQPTNVFPSLHTSLSVTVFLLAWLTRDEYPVWVPIAGVLAGSVLLSTMYLGIHWFSDVVAGTVLAVVSVYIGRNYTVAGILHGVRDYVDARLSRDGQPDSK; encoded by the coding sequence ATGGCCCTCGTCACGGTCGCCCTCGAGCTCGTACTCGTGGTCACGACGATGCTCGTGACCGCGTCACTCGTCGTCGTCGGTCCGCGACGGATAGCCACGGCGCTGTCGGAGTTCAGATGGCGGCTCGAGGTATGCCTGCTTCCGCTTGCAGCTCTCGCCGCCGTCCTGTTCGTCCGGTGGGCGACCGTCGACGTCACCGTTCGTCTCGAGCAACGGGTCATCGGTTACAACCTCACCCCGCACCTGTTCGAAATAGAGCGGATCGTATTCCCGGAAAACCCCGTTGCCGTTCTGCAGTCGTTCCAGTCGCCAGAACTGACCTCGTTTTTCGTGTTCGTCTACATCTACGGCTACGCGTTTCTGCTCTTGTTTCCCTTCGTCGCGTACTTCTCGCTGGACCGGATGGAGGAGCTATCGACGCTGCTGCTCTCGTATACGGCCAACTACGGGATTGGACTGGGCTGTTATATCCTCTTTATGGCGTTCGGTCCTAGCAACCTCGCTCCGGATTTCTTCGAGCGGCTACTGTACGATGCGTTCCCACAGGCAGCGTTTCTCACGTACCAGGTGAACCAGCCGACGAACGTCTTTCCCTCACTGCACACGTCGCTGTCGGTGACCGTCTTCCTCCTCGCCTGGCTCACCCGCGACGAGTATCCGGTGTGGGTTCCAATCGCCGGCGTCCTCGCGGGTAGCGTCCTACTCTCGACGATGTATCTGGGAATTCATTGGTTCTCCGACGTCGTCGCCGGTACCGTACTCGCAGTCGTCAGCGTCTACATCGGTCGCAACTACACCGTCGCTGGAATCCTCCACGGAGTCCGAGACTACGTCGATGCCCGGCTCAGCCGCGACGGCCAGCCGGACAGCAAGTGA